The proteins below come from a single Drosophila miranda strain MSH22 chromosome Y unlocalized genomic scaffold, D.miranda_PacBio2.1 Contig_Y1_pilon, whole genome shotgun sequence genomic window:
- the LOC117190843 gene encoding zinc finger protein 277-like produces the protein MEHAMDTVPEDVAPKLENKFSSVLKPSANTVVKCLKCDKVYIFPADKDDCMAHLYLEHRLVIADVEDIALLEDYLQYWEKEFHSHEFEQYCTTMFLGQLPDGTYARNEKYYLLCDILPQDYELRKRLREERLKTALERHHFELTDRNFSKECHFCRTVIKGLRADYLDHLFDKHFLLVGKPEKMVYVDELLDQLEANLNQLICLYCEKVFKDRTTLKEHMRKKGHKRINPNRREYDKYFLINYNRVPAPATRKQQHQKRRQPTGSVSADMENMDFDKHFARPDSEGEHDSDWSDWAGDGEPHSLKCLYCPHLGDHFAGLKQHMIDAHSLDFDVATSALNFYQRVKVVNYIRRQLCMRRSVSCDIQFDDLDLLTEHMAQESHCGIGERSSCDKPELIFPYMENDGLLCVLDDSTGDEPDTDVVRIISEDSLAQVNKDADLLSLKNFKI, from the exons ATGGAGCACGCGATGGACACCGTACCAGAAGACGTTGCACCCAAATTGGAAAATAAATTCAGCTCTGTACTGAAGCCCTCGGCAAACACGGTCGTAAAGTGCTTGAAATGCGACAAGGtgtatatatttcccgccgaCAAAGACGACTGCATGGCGCACCTGTATCTGGAGCATCGGCTGGTCATCGCCGATGTGGAGGATATCGCGTTGTTGGAGGATTATTTGCAGTACTGGGAAAAAGAGTTTCATA GCCATGAGTTCGAGCAATACTGCACGACCATGTTCCTGGGCCAGTTGCCCGATGGAACATATGCCAGAAACGAGAAATATTATTTGCTCTGTGATATACTGCCGCAGGACTACGAGCTTCGCAAGCGACTGCGGGAGGAACGACTGAAAACCGCCCTGGAGCGACACCATTTCGAGCTCACGGACCGGAACTTCTCCAAGGAGTGTCATTTCTGCAGAACCGTAATCAAGGGCCTTAGGGCCGACTACCTGGATCACTTGTTTGACAAGCACTTTCTGCTGGTGGGAAAGCCCGAGAAAATGGTCTATGTTGATGAGCTGCTCGACCAGCTGGAAGCAAATTTGAACCAGTTGATTTGCCTGTACTGCGAGAAGGTTTTCAAGGATAGAACAACGCTGAAGGAACATATGCGCAAGAAGGGGCACAAGCGCATCAATCCCAATCGCCGCGAGTACGACAAGTACTTCCTAATCAACTACAATCGGGTCCCGGCGCCGGCAACTcgaaagcagcagcaccagaaaCGACGACAGCCCACCGGGTCAGTATCCGCAGACATGGAAAACATGGACTTTGACAAGCACTTTGCTCGTCCAGACTCGGAGGGTGAGCATGATTCGGACTGGTCTGACTGGGCCGGGGATGGCGAGCCACATTCGCTCAAGTGTCTCTACTGCCCGCATCTCGGCGACCATTTCGCTGGCCTCAAACAGCACATGATAGATGCCCATAGCTTGGATTTCGATGTCGCCACCAGCGCACTGAACTTCTATCAGCGCGTCAAGGTGGTCAACTATATACGTCGCCAGCTGTGCATGCGTCGCTCTGTTAGCTGTGACATCCAGTTTGATGATCTCGACTTGCTAACCGAACACATGGCCCAGGAGTCTCATTGCGGCATCGGTGAGCGATCCAGCTGTGATAAGCCAGAGTTGATTTTCCCGTACATGGAAAATGATGGCTTGTTGTGTGTCCTGGACGATTCAACGGGCGACGAGCCTGATACCGATGTGGTTCGCATCATTTCCGAGGACAGTCTGGCGCAGGTCAACAAGGATGCGGATTTGTTATCATTAAAGAATTTCAAGATATAA
- the LOC117190844 gene encoding uncharacterized protein LOC117190844: MDALDILKKRIDALTRVLGPVREAESVEGIVDSLCSANALLSEATTGRAQLQQCVGRAAELEKYLDPNFLDKHQQVRSKEVYLNAVAPELHTQAEQLERIKQLEPALGADQLKQVTQNNGEYAQQSELIEESLILAMKRYGEIQEGLLTSLDAMSARLDQVEQRMDQKKKSDLNKDVPPMD, encoded by the coding sequence ATGGACGCCCTGGACATACTGAAGAAGCGCATCGATGCATTAACCCGAGTCCTGGGGCCCGTGCGGGAGGCGGAGAGCGTCGAGGGAATAGTGGACTCTCTTTGTTCCGCCAACGCCCTACTCAGTGAGGCGACAACAGGACGTGCCCAGCTGCAGCAGTGCGTGGGACGGGCGGCCGAGCTAGAGAAGTATTTGGACCCCAACTTTCTGGACAAGCACCAGCAGGTGCGCTCCAAGGAAGTGTACCTCAATGCGGTAGCACCCGAACTGCACACCCAGGCCGAACAGCTAGAGCGGATAAAGCAACTGGAGCCGGCCCTGGGCGCGGATCAGCTGAAGCAGGTCACCCAAAACAACGGGGAGTATGCACAGCAGAGCGAACTGATCGAGGAGAGCCTCATATTGGCCATGAAGCGGTACGGGGAGATCCAGGAGGGTCTGCTCACCTCGCTGGATGCCATGAGCGCGCGCCTTGATCAGGTGGAGCAGCGCATGGATCAGAAAAAGAAGAGCGATCTCAACAAAGATGTGCCGCCCATGGACTGA